In one window of Miscanthus floridulus cultivar M001 chromosome 12, ASM1932011v1, whole genome shotgun sequence DNA:
- the LOC136497959 gene encoding ubiquinone biosynthesis protein COQ4 homolog, mitochondrial-like has protein sequence MLGARVQLKGWQQAAVAFGSAFGALLDPRRADLIAALGETTGKPAFERVLQRMKNSAEGREVLLERPRVISSQVSHAWDMPQNTFGAAYAQFMGSRHFSPDNRPPVRFMDTDELAYVATRAREVHDFWHVLFGLPTNLIGETALKVIEFEQMFLPMCMLSVVGGSARFSEKQRTLFVQHYFPWAAKAGLKCTDLMSVYYEEHFHEDLEEVRRNWGILPCPSPKKSSV, from the exons ATGCTGGGCGCGCGCGTGCAGCTGAAGGGGTGGCAACAGGCGGCTGTTGCATTTGGTTCTGCATTTGGGGCCTTGCTTGACCCAAGGAGGGCTGATCTTATAGCTGCTCTTGGAGAGACTACTGGGAAGCCGGCATTCGAGCGTGTGTTGCAACGAATGAAGAACAGTGCAGAAGGCAGG GAAGTTCTTTTGGAGCGTCCTCGCGTTATATCCTCGCAGGTTTCCCATGCCTGGGACATGCCTCAGAACACATTTGGTGCAGCATATGCTCAGTTCATGGGATCAAGGCACTTCTCACCAGACAATCGCCCACCTGTCCGTTTCATGGACACTGACGAGCTTGCCTATGTTGCAACACGTGCTCGTGAGGTGCACGACTTTTGGCATGTGCTGTTTGGCCTTCCAACAAACCTGATTGGGGAGACTGCCCTCAAGGTGATAGAATTTGAACAAATGTTCCTCCCAATGTGCATGCTGTCGGTTGTAGGGGGCTCTGCAAGGTTCAGTGAGAAACAAAGGACGCTGTTTGTCCAGCATTACTTCCCATGGGCAGCAAAAGCTGGTCTCAAGTGTACTGATCTGATGTCTGTATATTACGAGGAGCACTTTCATGAAGACCTGGAGGAAGTGAGAAGAAACTGGGGAATTCTACCATGCCCTAGTCCCAAAAAGAGCAGTGTATAG
- the LOC136497962 gene encoding vacuolar protein sorting-associated protein 41 homolog isoform X1 yields the protein MSTAPARRAHPPLQNGAGGDDGDDEREEEEEEVGDDEAEEEDEEEPRLKYQRLGGSVPAILSTDAAAAIAVADRMVALGTHNGTLHILDFQGNQVKEIAAHTATINDISFDGDGEYIGSCSDDGTVAINSLFTDEKLKFEYHRPMKAIALDPNYARNYRRFATGGLAGQVLVLTKKSWGGYHKKVLRDGEGPIHSMKWRADLLAWANDAGVKVHDMRTDKGIAFIERPKGIPRPEFLLPDLVWQDDTVLVIGWGTSVKIAAIRTDLSQGLNGLQRTITTASSEKYVDIVGSFQTGYHISGIAPFGDLLVVLAYIPDEDEKEKTFSTSVTSRQGAAQRPEIHLVSWKNDELTTDALPIHGYEHYKAKDYALAHAPFSGSSNAGGQWAAGDEPLYYIVSPKDIVVAKPRDAEDHIAWLLQHGFHEKALAAVEAGQGRTELLDEVGSRYLDHLIIERKYAEAAQRCPKLLRGSPSAWERWVFHFAHLRQLPVLVPYVPTENPQLSDTAYEVALVALTTNPSFHELLLTTIKNWPPTLYSASPVISAIEPQLNSSSMTDSLKEALAELYVINGQYEKALSLYAELLKPEVFEFIEKYNLHDAICDKVANLMIVDNKRTVHLLIQHRDLIPPCEVVEQLLHTSKNCDKRYLLHLYLHALFEIDIHAGKDFHDMQVELYAEYEPRMLLPFLRTSQHYRLDKAYEIFAQKELVREQVFVLGRMGNAKEALSTIINKLEDMQEAVEFVTEQHDDELWEELIRQCLQKPEMVGNLLEHTVGNLDPLYIVSLVPDGLEIPRLRDRLVKIVTDYRTETSLRNGCNDILKVNFLSYTVLLRISIVSNSEYFPSETCLVQADCVNLLVKYYHEARRGVYMASMDEEVHGNRTDDGSSRGHERSSSVRALDIKSRTRCGARCCLCFDPLPIQDISVIVFYCCHAYHLSCLEGGLDSMRSNSNQDSDSGTDDEDGSQLGQSRMRCVLCTTAAA from the exons CGACGCCGCGgccgccatcgccgtcgccgacCGCATGGTTGCGCTCGGCACCCACAACGGCACCCTCCACATCCTCGACTTCCAGGGCAACCAG GTGAAAGAAATTGCTGCACACACAGCAACTATCAACGACATAAGTTTTGATGGGGACGGTGAATATATAGGAAGCTGCTCAGATGATGGCACAGTGGCAATAAACAGCCTCTTCACTGATGAAAAACTAAAGTTTGAGTACCATCGCCCCATGAAGGCAATTGCTCTAGACCCTAATTATGCCCGGAACTATAGAAGATTTGCTACTGGTGGTTTGGCAGGCCAAGTACTTGTGTTGACAAAGAAGTCTTGGGGAGGTTATCATAAGAAG GTTTTGCGTGATGGTGAAGGGCCAATCCATTCGATGAAGTGGAGGGCGGACCTTCTTGCTTGGGCTAACGATGCAGGGGTGAAAGTGCATGATATGAGGACAGACAAAGGAATTGCATTCATAGAGAGACCAAAAGGCATTCCTCGACCAGAGTTCTTGCTTCCCGACCTAGTCTGGCAG GATGATACAGTCTTAGTTATTGGATGGGGAACAAGTGTCAAGATTGCAGCGATTCGAACAGATTTATCTCAGGGACTCAATGGCCTACAAAGGACTATCACCACAGCTAGTTCTGAGAAGTATGTGGACATTGTAGGCTCATTCCAAACAGGTTACCACATATCTGGGATTGCTCCATTTGGTGACCTTTTAGTTGTACTTGCCTATATTCCTGACGAGGATGAAAAAGAGAAAACATTTAGTACTTCTGTTACTTCACGACAG GGAGCTGCACAGCGTCCAGAAATACATCTTGTATCATGGAAAAATGATGAACTTACTACAGATGCTCTGCCTATTCATGGTTATGAGCATTACAAGGCAAAGGACTATGCTCTTGCGCATGCACCTTTCTCAG GAAGTAGCAATGCAGGTGGACAGTGGGCTGCTGGCGATGAACCTTTGTATTACATTGTGTCTCCTAAGGACATAGTGGTTGCAAAGCCAAG AGACGCTGAAGATCATATTGCTTGGCTTCTTCAACATGGTTTCCATGAAAAAGCATTGGCTGCAGTTGAGGCAGGGCAAGGACGCACTGAGCTTCTTGATGAG GTGGGTTCAAGATACCTTGATCACTTGATAATTGAAAGAAAATATGCTGAAGCTGCTCAGCGCTGCCCAAAGTTGCTGCGAGGATCTCCTTCAGCATGGGAGAG ATGGGTCTTCCACTTTGCTCATCTTCGCCAACTTCCTGTTTTGGTCCCttatgtacctacagaaaatcCTCAGCTGAGTGATACTGCGTATGAG GTTGCCCTTGTTGCTCTAACTACCAATCCTTCTTTCCATGAACTTCTCTTGACTACTATCAAAAATTGGCCACCAACATTATACTCAGCTTCACCGGTCATATCTGCCATTGAGCCACAGCTAAACTCCTCATCGATGACTGATTCATTGAAAGAG GCATTAGCAGAATTGTATGTGATCAATGGTCAGTATGAAAAGGCACTTTCTCTTTATGCTGAA CTCCTGAAGCCAGAAGTATTCGAGTTTATTGAGAAATACAACTTGCATGATGCCATTTGTGATAAG GTTGCCAATCTTATGATAGTGGATAATAAAAGAACAGTTCACCTACTGATCCAACACCGTGATCTCATTCCCCCATGTGAAGTTGTGGAGCAGTTGTTGCATACCAGTAAAAACTGTGACAAGAGATATTTGTTACACCTATATTTGCATGCTTTATTTGAGATAGATATACATGCTGGAAAGGATTTTCATGATATGCAG GTGGAGCTTTATGCAGAATACGAGCCAAGGATGCTACTACCCTTCCTCCGAACCAGTCAGCATTACAGGCTTGACAAG GCATATGAAATCTTTGCACAAAAGGAACTTGTAAGGGAGCAGGTTTTTGTCCTTGGTCGAATGGGCAATGCTAAGGAAGCTCTTTCGACAATTATAAACAAACTGGAAGACATGCAGGAG GCTGTTGAATTTGTTACAGAGCAACATGATGATGAACTGTGGGAGGAACTGATTAGACAATGCCTCCAGAAGCCTGAAATG GTAGGGAATCTATTGGAACATACCGTTGGCAATCTGGATCCTCTGTACATTGTCAGTTTGGTTCCTGATGGCTTAGAAATACCTCG GTTGCGGGATCGTCTTGTGAAAATTGTGACGGATTACCGAACAGAAACTTCATTGCGAAATGGATGCAATGATATACTTAAGGTTAACTTTCTTTCCTATACTGTGCTGCTCCGTATTTCAATCGTCTCGAATTCTGAGTATTTTCCATCCGAAACTTGCCTTGTTCAGGCTGACTGTGTTAACCTTTTGGTTAAATACTACCATGAGGCTCGGCGTGGTGTCTACATGGCAAGCATGGACGAGGAGGTACATGGAAACAGAACTGATGATGGATCCTCTCGGGGGCATGAGAGATCATCTAGCGTCCGGGCTCTAGATATCAAGTCCAGAACGAGATGTGGTGCCCGGTGTTGCTTGTGCTTCGATCCTTTGCCTATCCAGGACATCTCTGTCATCGTGTTCTACTGCTGCCATGCATATCATCTGTCTTGCCTTGAAGGTGGTTTAGACTCGATGAGATCAAACAGTAACCAGGATAGTGACAGTGGCACGGACGATGAGGATGGTTCCCAATTAGGCCAGTCTCGTATGCGCTGTGTATTGTGCACTACTGCTGCTGCATAA
- the LOC136497962 gene encoding vacuolar protein sorting-associated protein 41 homolog isoform X2, producing MSTAPARRAHPPLQNGAGGDDGDDEREEEEEEVGDDEAEEEDEEEPRLKYQRLGGSVPAILSTDAAAAIAVADRMVALGTHNGTLHILDFQGNQVKEIAAHTATINDISFDGDGEYIGSCSDDGTVAINSLFTDEKLKFEYHRPMKAIALDPNYARNYRRFATGGLAGQVLVLTKKSWGGYHKKVLRDGEGPIHSMKWRADLLAWANDAGVKVHDMRTDKGIAFIERPKGIPRPEFLLPDLVWQDDTVLVIGWGTSVKIAAIRTDLSQGLNGLQRTITTASSEKYVDIVGSFQTGYHISGIAPFGDLLVVLAYIPDEDEKEKTFSTSVTSRQGAAQRPEIHLVSWKNDELTTDALPIHGYEHYKAKDYALAHAPFSGSSNAGGQWAAGDEPLYYIVSPKDIVVAKPRDAEDHIAWLLQHGFHEKALAAVEAGQGRTELLDEVGSRYLDHLIIERKYAEAAQRCPKLLRGSPSAWERWVFHFAHLRQLPVLVPYVPTENPQLSDTAYEVALVALTTNPSFHELLLTTIKNWPPTLYSASPVISAIEPQLNSSSMTDSLKEALAELYVINGQYEKALSLYAELLKPEVFEFIEKYNLHDAICDKVANLMIVDNKRTVHLLIQHRDLIPPCEVVEQLLHTSKNCDKRYLLHLYLHALFEIDIHAGKDFHDMQVELYAEYEPRMLLPFLRTSQHYRLDKAYEIFAQKELVREQVFVLGRMGNAKEALSTIINKLEDMQEAVEFVTEQHDDELWEELIRQCLQKPEMVGNLLEHTVGNLDPLYIVSLVPDGLEIPRLRDRLVKIVTDYRTETSLRNGCNDILKADCVNLLVKYYHEARRGVYMASMDEEVHGNRTDDGSSRGHERSSSVRALDIKSRTRCGARCCLCFDPLPIQDISVIVFYCCHAYHLSCLEGGLDSMRSNSNQDSDSGTDDEDGSQLGQSRMRCVLCTTAAA from the exons CGACGCCGCGgccgccatcgccgtcgccgacCGCATGGTTGCGCTCGGCACCCACAACGGCACCCTCCACATCCTCGACTTCCAGGGCAACCAG GTGAAAGAAATTGCTGCACACACAGCAACTATCAACGACATAAGTTTTGATGGGGACGGTGAATATATAGGAAGCTGCTCAGATGATGGCACAGTGGCAATAAACAGCCTCTTCACTGATGAAAAACTAAAGTTTGAGTACCATCGCCCCATGAAGGCAATTGCTCTAGACCCTAATTATGCCCGGAACTATAGAAGATTTGCTACTGGTGGTTTGGCAGGCCAAGTACTTGTGTTGACAAAGAAGTCTTGGGGAGGTTATCATAAGAAG GTTTTGCGTGATGGTGAAGGGCCAATCCATTCGATGAAGTGGAGGGCGGACCTTCTTGCTTGGGCTAACGATGCAGGGGTGAAAGTGCATGATATGAGGACAGACAAAGGAATTGCATTCATAGAGAGACCAAAAGGCATTCCTCGACCAGAGTTCTTGCTTCCCGACCTAGTCTGGCAG GATGATACAGTCTTAGTTATTGGATGGGGAACAAGTGTCAAGATTGCAGCGATTCGAACAGATTTATCTCAGGGACTCAATGGCCTACAAAGGACTATCACCACAGCTAGTTCTGAGAAGTATGTGGACATTGTAGGCTCATTCCAAACAGGTTACCACATATCTGGGATTGCTCCATTTGGTGACCTTTTAGTTGTACTTGCCTATATTCCTGACGAGGATGAAAAAGAGAAAACATTTAGTACTTCTGTTACTTCACGACAG GGAGCTGCACAGCGTCCAGAAATACATCTTGTATCATGGAAAAATGATGAACTTACTACAGATGCTCTGCCTATTCATGGTTATGAGCATTACAAGGCAAAGGACTATGCTCTTGCGCATGCACCTTTCTCAG GAAGTAGCAATGCAGGTGGACAGTGGGCTGCTGGCGATGAACCTTTGTATTACATTGTGTCTCCTAAGGACATAGTGGTTGCAAAGCCAAG AGACGCTGAAGATCATATTGCTTGGCTTCTTCAACATGGTTTCCATGAAAAAGCATTGGCTGCAGTTGAGGCAGGGCAAGGACGCACTGAGCTTCTTGATGAG GTGGGTTCAAGATACCTTGATCACTTGATAATTGAAAGAAAATATGCTGAAGCTGCTCAGCGCTGCCCAAAGTTGCTGCGAGGATCTCCTTCAGCATGGGAGAG ATGGGTCTTCCACTTTGCTCATCTTCGCCAACTTCCTGTTTTGGTCCCttatgtacctacagaaaatcCTCAGCTGAGTGATACTGCGTATGAG GTTGCCCTTGTTGCTCTAACTACCAATCCTTCTTTCCATGAACTTCTCTTGACTACTATCAAAAATTGGCCACCAACATTATACTCAGCTTCACCGGTCATATCTGCCATTGAGCCACAGCTAAACTCCTCATCGATGACTGATTCATTGAAAGAG GCATTAGCAGAATTGTATGTGATCAATGGTCAGTATGAAAAGGCACTTTCTCTTTATGCTGAA CTCCTGAAGCCAGAAGTATTCGAGTTTATTGAGAAATACAACTTGCATGATGCCATTTGTGATAAG GTTGCCAATCTTATGATAGTGGATAATAAAAGAACAGTTCACCTACTGATCCAACACCGTGATCTCATTCCCCCATGTGAAGTTGTGGAGCAGTTGTTGCATACCAGTAAAAACTGTGACAAGAGATATTTGTTACACCTATATTTGCATGCTTTATTTGAGATAGATATACATGCTGGAAAGGATTTTCATGATATGCAG GTGGAGCTTTATGCAGAATACGAGCCAAGGATGCTACTACCCTTCCTCCGAACCAGTCAGCATTACAGGCTTGACAAG GCATATGAAATCTTTGCACAAAAGGAACTTGTAAGGGAGCAGGTTTTTGTCCTTGGTCGAATGGGCAATGCTAAGGAAGCTCTTTCGACAATTATAAACAAACTGGAAGACATGCAGGAG GCTGTTGAATTTGTTACAGAGCAACATGATGATGAACTGTGGGAGGAACTGATTAGACAATGCCTCCAGAAGCCTGAAATG GTAGGGAATCTATTGGAACATACCGTTGGCAATCTGGATCCTCTGTACATTGTCAGTTTGGTTCCTGATGGCTTAGAAATACCTCG GTTGCGGGATCGTCTTGTGAAAATTGTGACGGATTACCGAACAGAAACTTCATTGCGAAATGGATGCAATGATATACTTAAG GCTGACTGTGTTAACCTTTTGGTTAAATACTACCATGAGGCTCGGCGTGGTGTCTACATGGCAAGCATGGACGAGGAGGTACATGGAAACAGAACTGATGATGGATCCTCTCGGGGGCATGAGAGATCATCTAGCGTCCGGGCTCTAGATATCAAGTCCAGAACGAGATGTGGTGCCCGGTGTTGCTTGTGCTTCGATCCTTTGCCTATCCAGGACATCTCTGTCATCGTGTTCTACTGCTGCCATGCATATCATCTGTCTTGCCTTGAAGGTGGTTTAGACTCGATGAGATCAAACAGTAACCAGGATAGTGACAGTGGCACGGACGATGAGGATGGTTCCCAATTAGGCCAGTCTCGTATGCGCTGTGTATTGTGCACTACTGCTGCTGCATAA